The following coding sequences lie in one Moritella viscosa genomic window:
- a CDS encoding response regulator yields the protein MTNLAKKILMVEDEPSLAIVLCEYLAQAGFQTHIIDNGLEVIDWVKQESPDLLILDLMLPNRDGLDIYRELRTFSQVPVVMATARVDEIDRLLGLELGADDYICKPYSPREVVARIKNVLRRTVEAAAPQQNGLVINDKQMKVAFNEQELTLTPAEFRLLSFFNQHPGQVFNRDQIMQKIYADNRLVTDRTIDSHIKNLRKKLQDANPDGEYIKSIYGVGYKFTL from the coding sequence ATGACAAATTTAGCAAAAAAAATACTTATGGTTGAAGATGAACCTTCCCTTGCTATCGTATTATGTGAATACCTCGCCCAGGCAGGATTTCAAACCCATATCATTGATAACGGCCTCGAGGTTATTGACTGGGTGAAACAAGAAAGTCCTGACCTACTGATCCTTGATTTAATGCTACCTAATCGTGACGGTTTAGATATTTATCGTGAATTACGTACTTTTAGCCAAGTCCCTGTCGTCATGGCGACTGCTCGTGTGGATGAAATAGATAGATTATTAGGACTTGAACTCGGTGCTGACGACTACATTTGTAAACCATATAGCCCACGTGAAGTCGTGGCGCGGATCAAAAATGTATTACGTCGCACTGTAGAGGCTGCTGCACCTCAACAAAATGGCTTGGTTATTAATGATAAACAAATGAAAGTCGCATTTAATGAGCAAGAGTTAACATTAACGCCCGCGGAATTCCGCTTACTGAGTTTCTTTAATCAGCACCCAGGACAAGTATTTAACCGTGACCAAATCATGCAAAAAATTTATGCTGATAATCGCTTAGTCACCGATCGTACCATTGACAGCCACATTAAAAATTTACGTAAAAAGCTACAAGATGCTAACCCAGACGGTGAATACATCAAATCTATTTATGGGGTTGGTTATAAGTTTACCTTGTGA
- a CDS encoding putative exported protein, EF-Hand family, producing MMKKTFFITAALLTAMTTTTFTYANSNSDNNQRHHMSFEKMDINQDGKITKNEATGRVADTFDKLDTDNDGFVSKADLPNKGRHHRGKIFKEMDTNNDGKISREEATGRLAEDFDKLDKNSDGFITKDELPKRGKHHKGMMFKKIDTNNDGKISKEEMNQYFDKLDTNGDGFIYKDELMKQRPCPEICVIAYH from the coding sequence ATGATGAAAAAGACATTCTTTATTACCGCTGCTTTATTAACAGCGATGACAACCACAACGTTTACTTATGCAAATTCAAATAGCGATAACAATCAGCGTCATCACATGTCTTTTGAAAAAATGGACATCAATCAAGATGGTAAGATTACAAAAAATGAAGCGACAGGGCGAGTAGCTGACACCTTTGATAAATTAGATACTGACAACGATGGTTTCGTTAGCAAAGCAGATTTACCAAACAAAGGCAGGCATCACCGAGGTAAAATATTCAAAGAAATGGACACCAACAACGATGGTAAAATTTCCCGTGAAGAAGCAACCGGCCGTCTAGCCGAAGACTTTGATAAATTAGATAAAAATAGCGACGGCTTCATTACCAAAGATGAACTACCAAAACGTGGTAAACACCATAAAGGCATGATGTTCAAGAAAATAGACACCAACAATGACGGTAAAATTTCAAAAGAGGAAATGAATCAATACTTTGATAAATTAGACACTAACGGCGATGGCTTCATTTATAAAGATGAATTAATGAAACAACGACCCTGTCCCGAAATCTGTGTAATTGCCTATCATTAA
- a CDS encoding transposase, IS256 family, producing MTKQELEAFAKEAAKGLKSQQDLLDFSQMLTKITVEAALNAELDDHLGYEKNQKDTSRNYRNGHSSKTLKTEDGQFELDTPRDREGSFEPKLVKKNQTRFTSMDDKILSLYARGMTTRDIVDSFKEMYNADISPTLISKVTNAVIEEVNEWQNRPLDSIYPIVYLDCIVVKIRQDNRVINKAVFLALAINLDGEKELLGLWFAENEGAKFWLNVLTELQNRGVEDILIACVDGLKGFPDAINTVYPETHIQLCIVHMIRNSLRFVSWKDYKAVTADLKRIYQADTEDIALMERDAFSERWDDKYPQISKSWISNWENLNTFFRYPKDIRKAIYTTNAIESLNSVIRKAIKNRKVFPSDDSAKKVVYLAIRSASKKWSMPIHNWKAAMNRFIIEFEERLKDHI from the coding sequence ATGACAAAGCAAGAACTTGAAGCTTTTGCAAAGGAAGCCGCGAAAGGCTTGAAATCTCAACAAGACCTTCTCGATTTTAGTCAAATGCTAACTAAAATAACCGTTGAAGCTGCGCTCAATGCGGAGCTAGATGACCATCTGGGTTATGAAAAAAACCAGAAAGATACCTCACGAAATTATCGAAATGGACATTCTTCCAAAACACTAAAAACTGAAGATGGCCAATTTGAACTTGATACACCCAGAGATCGCGAGGGTAGCTTTGAACCGAAGCTGGTCAAGAAAAACCAAACTCGTTTTACGTCGATGGATGATAAGATCCTGAGTCTCTATGCTCGAGGAATGACAACACGTGATATCGTTGATTCATTTAAAGAAATGTACAATGCGGATATATCTCCAACCCTCATATCAAAAGTAACCAATGCCGTCATTGAAGAAGTAAACGAGTGGCAAAATAGGCCGCTAGATAGCATCTATCCTATCGTTTATTTAGATTGCATAGTCGTTAAAATACGCCAAGACAATCGCGTAATTAACAAAGCCGTATTTCTTGCTTTAGCCATAAACCTTGACGGTGAAAAAGAGCTGTTAGGCTTGTGGTTCGCTGAGAATGAAGGTGCTAAATTTTGGCTGAATGTATTAACAGAGTTACAGAATAGAGGTGTCGAAGACATCCTAATCGCGTGTGTAGATGGCCTGAAAGGCTTTCCAGATGCAATTAATACAGTTTACCCTGAAACTCATATCCAGCTTTGTATCGTTCATATGATTAGAAATTCACTACGATTTGTATCCTGGAAAGACTACAAGGCGGTAACGGCAGACCTAAAACGAATTTACCAAGCAGATACTGAAGATATAGCGTTAATGGAACGAGATGCGTTTTCAGAACGCTGGGATGATAAATATCCACAAATATCAAAGTCATGGATTAGCAATTGGGAGAACTTAAATACGTTTTTCAGATATCCTAAGGATATCAGAAAAGCGATTTACACAACGAACGCCATTGAATCACTTAACAGCGTTATACGTAAAGCAATCAAGAATAGGAAGGTATTTCCAAGCGATGATTCAGCTAAAAAAGTAGTGTATTTAGCGATCCGTTCAGCTTCAAAAAAGTGGTCGATGCCGATCCATAACTGGAAAGCAGCCATGAATCGTTTTATCATTGAATTTGAAGAACGATTAAAAGATCATATCTAA
- a CDS encoding nitroreductase encodes MKITEDERDAVYKTIFSRRDVRGQFKPELIPDDVLKRVLTAAHHAPSVGFMQPWDFILVKNSATKEKIKAGFESAHAESAAMFTDEKAEQYRKLKLEGILDAPLGICVTCDRSRNGPTVIGRTINHEMDLYSTVCAVQNLWLAARAENLGVGWVSIIHDSVLKDALGIPEEINIVAYLCVGYVSHFNDKPELEKLGWLPRRDIEAAIHEEKWSAK; translated from the coding sequence ATGAAAATAACTGAAGATGAAAGAGATGCGGTTTATAAAACCATATTTTCTCGACGAGATGTACGCGGCCAGTTTAAACCCGAGCTCATTCCTGATGATGTATTGAAACGGGTATTAACTGCCGCTCACCATGCTCCGAGTGTTGGTTTTATGCAACCTTGGGATTTTATTTTGGTTAAAAACAGTGCTACGAAGGAAAAAATAAAAGCGGGCTTTGAATCAGCTCATGCTGAATCAGCCGCTATGTTTACCGATGAAAAAGCAGAGCAATATCGAAAGTTGAAGTTAGAAGGTATTTTAGACGCACCATTGGGTATTTGTGTTACCTGTGATCGTAGTCGTAATGGTCCTACTGTTATTGGCCGAACCATTAATCATGAAATGGATTTATATAGTACGGTATGTGCAGTTCAAAATTTGTGGTTAGCGGCACGAGCAGAAAACTTGGGTGTTGGTTGGGTCAGTATTATCCATGATTCGGTGTTGAAAGATGCACTAGGCATTCCCGAAGAGATTAATATTGTTGCTTATTTGTGTGTTGGGTATGTTTCTCACTTCAATGATAAACCGGAACTAGAAAAGTTAGGTTGGTTACCACGTCGCGATATAGAGGCTGCCATTCATGAAGAAAAATGGTCAGCTAAATAG
- a CDS encoding putative alpha amylase translates to MSKPYPLGAHLQQANNLTKQGCNFAIYAPDCRNLQLVLFNDKTQRSFTIKNKYAGIHHIFIPAVTAGQEYGFSTNIDGQDWLLLDPYAKAVSEAPYYQPPYDAEKSWLLTKAIVIDNAFDWQAVPQPDVPLAETLLLETHIKGFTQLNPAITSAEPGTYQALADPANIILLKQQGITSVQLLPVAVCMHEPHLLNQQGVNYWGYSTLAFMAPDPRFASKDAVIELKTAIRELHKHGIEVILDMVFNHTAEGGQDGPIFNLKALDHRYYLHDENGLRNYTGCGNSLDLTHQASLNLVMDSLRYWVTEYHIDGFRFDLAATLGRNGDRFNQQAPFFHAVAQDPILQPTKLIAEPWDIGPDGYQLGYFPDGWNECNDKFRDTVRSFWRGDNGYLKDFATRLMGSRHFFSGGRWPHKLPVNYIAYHDGFTLQDLVSYNDKHNNANGENNRDGHGDNRSYNCGIEGKTNDLAIIAFREKQKRNLITTLMFSFGIPHILAADTVSHTQDGNNNAYCQDNKISWLNWEMDEVKQDFQDWLSKMIKARNQYMLPFINAFTGDGRNDHRINWYCSDGSTMQQHDWEHQTCMGLHLGLDTDGDELLLLFNQVDIPVDFKLPNVPPIWHRVCDTSSMQLAALNVNDHYQLSGRSMVVLQRSGLDSI, encoded by the coding sequence ATGTCAAAACCTTATCCCCTTGGTGCGCACTTACAACAAGCCAACAATTTAACAAAGCAAGGCTGTAACTTCGCGATATACGCACCAGATTGCCGCAATTTGCAGTTGGTATTGTTTAATGACAAAACACAACGTAGTTTCACGATCAAAAACAAATATGCGGGTATTCACCATATATTTATCCCAGCTGTCACCGCTGGACAAGAGTATGGATTCTCAACCAATATTGACGGACAAGACTGGCTATTACTCGACCCTTATGCAAAAGCAGTCAGCGAAGCGCCTTATTATCAGCCTCCTTACGATGCTGAAAAAAGTTGGCTTCTAACTAAAGCTATTGTCATCGATAACGCGTTTGACTGGCAAGCTGTCCCCCAGCCAGATGTCCCCTTAGCTGAAACATTATTGCTAGAAACGCATATCAAAGGATTCACTCAATTAAACCCCGCTATTACCTCGGCAGAGCCAGGTACTTATCAAGCACTCGCCGATCCGGCCAATATTATATTATTAAAACAACAAGGCATCACTAGCGTACAACTCTTGCCTGTTGCAGTTTGCATGCACGAACCGCACTTATTAAACCAGCAAGGTGTAAATTATTGGGGCTATAGCACTCTCGCCTTTATGGCGCCAGATCCCCGTTTCGCTAGCAAAGATGCAGTAATCGAATTAAAAACAGCGATCAGAGAATTACATAAACACGGCATCGAGGTGATTTTGGACATGGTATTCAACCATACCGCAGAAGGTGGCCAAGATGGGCCAATATTCAACCTTAAAGCCTTGGACCACCGTTATTATTTGCATGATGAAAATGGCCTGAGAAACTACACTGGTTGTGGTAATAGCTTGGATCTAACCCACCAAGCTAGCCTTAATTTAGTCATGGATAGCCTACGTTATTGGGTAACTGAATATCATATTGATGGCTTCCGTTTTGATTTAGCCGCAACACTTGGCCGTAATGGCGACCGTTTCAATCAACAAGCACCATTTTTCCATGCTGTTGCACAAGATCCTATTTTACAGCCTACAAAACTTATCGCCGAGCCGTGGGACATTGGTCCTGACGGTTATCAGCTAGGATATTTCCCTGATGGCTGGAATGAATGCAATGATAAATTCCGTGATACAGTGCGAAGTTTTTGGCGAGGTGATAACGGTTATCTAAAAGATTTCGCGACGCGGCTCATGGGCTCTCGCCACTTCTTTAGTGGTGGACGTTGGCCACACAAACTCCCGGTAAATTATATCGCTTATCATGATGGATTTACTCTGCAAGATTTAGTGTCTTATAACGATAAGCATAATAACGCCAACGGTGAAAACAACCGCGATGGTCATGGTGACAATCGATCATACAATTGCGGTATTGAAGGTAAAACAAATGATTTAGCTATTATCGCTTTTCGTGAAAAACAAAAACGTAATCTGATCACCACGTTAATGTTTAGTTTTGGTATTCCACATATATTAGCAGCCGATACAGTTTCTCATACACAAGATGGGAACAATAATGCCTACTGCCAGGATAATAAGATCAGCTGGCTCAACTGGGAAATGGACGAGGTAAAACAAGATTTTCAAGATTGGTTGAGTAAGATGATCAAAGCGCGCAACCAATACATGCTGCCGTTCATTAATGCGTTTACGGGTGATGGCCGTAATGACCACCGTATTAATTGGTACTGCAGTGATGGTAGTACCATGCAACAACATGACTGGGAGCACCAAACCTGCATGGGGTTACATCTAGGTCTAGACACTGATGGCGATGAATTATTATTATTATTCAATCAAGTCGATATCCCAGTCGATTTTAAGCTGCCTAATGTACCGCCAATTTGGCATCGTGTTTGTGATACCAGTTCGATGCAATTAGCAGCTCTAAATGTAAACGATCACTATCAATTATCAGGCCGTTCGATGGTGGTATTACAGCGCAGTGGGCTTGATTCCATCTAA
- the lifO gene encoding lipase chaperone — protein sequence MSLKPNALLVVTVLFCGIAIVGGGSLFLSEGDTNSIAIEPTPTLEPNQDIYPLSTEKINALVNVARDSSIQELDSQPVQVISLLLPSSLLGSTLPLTLDVSESGELIINKKIQHLFDFYLSAMGEESLDIIVTRIKHSLTSQLVDPALTQGMEILTGYLQYLNEVSAIKQQFEQNIDPNNTGEYALDNVIQVREMVLDARTRYLDSDVIDAFFGQADEYEDYMLSLAMINKNNELDTAEKQSAKAALDAAAPEWLLAQQRNANLLNKYRDQYKTLQEQGASQTELKDFTQQSFSPEVADRLATLDEKRQLWQAKLDEYKEQLAVITSATNNSDNDTTSEQQQLEITQLREIYFTPQEIKRVSALDGIKPTAL from the coding sequence ATGTCGTTAAAACCAAACGCACTTCTTGTTGTCACTGTATTATTCTGTGGTATTGCTATTGTTGGCGGCGGTTCATTATTTCTATCGGAAGGTGATACTAACTCGATTGCCATAGAACCAACCCCAACGTTAGAGCCTAATCAAGATATTTATCCATTATCAACGGAGAAAATTAACGCGCTAGTTAATGTGGCAAGAGATAGTTCGATTCAGGAACTGGATTCTCAACCAGTACAAGTAATATCTTTGTTATTACCAAGCTCATTATTGGGTTCAACGCTACCATTAACACTTGATGTTAGTGAAAGTGGGGAACTGATCATTAATAAAAAAATTCAGCATTTATTCGACTTTTACCTATCAGCTATGGGTGAGGAAAGTTTAGATATTATAGTTACACGCATTAAACACAGCCTTACATCGCAACTCGTTGATCCAGCACTGACACAAGGCATGGAAATATTAACGGGTTATTTACAGTACCTTAATGAAGTTTCGGCAATTAAGCAGCAGTTTGAACAGAATATTGACCCAAATAATACGGGTGAGTATGCACTAGATAATGTTATTCAAGTCCGTGAAATGGTACTTGATGCTCGGACCCGTTATCTTGATAGTGATGTGATTGATGCATTTTTTGGTCAAGCTGATGAGTACGAAGATTACATGTTAAGCCTGGCTATGATTAATAAAAATAATGAATTAGATACTGCCGAAAAGCAATCAGCAAAAGCAGCACTCGATGCTGCTGCACCTGAGTGGTTATTGGCGCAACAGCGTAATGCCAATCTGTTAAATAAATACCGAGATCAATATAAGACGCTGCAAGAACAAGGGGCGAGTCAGACTGAATTGAAAGACTTCACTCAACAGTCATTTTCACCCGAAGTGGCTGACCGATTAGCAACACTTGATGAAAAGCGTCAGCTGTGGCAAGCCAAGCTAGATGAATACAAAGAGCAACTTGCTGTGATTACTAGCGCTACTAATAATAGCGACAATGATACGACTAGTGAGCAACAACAGCTGGAAATTACACAATTGCGGGAGATTTACTTTACCCCTCAGGAAATTAAGCGGGTTAGTGCATTAGATGGAATCAAGCCCACTGCGCTGTAA
- the lip gene encoding lactonizing lipase — MLKKTRTLLPILVGALCFIVAPVQADTSGKTKYPVVLVHGLAGFDSVLADYFYGVKGALADVGATEVYTPQVSGYDTSEVRGEQLLSYLEELSAITGANKFNLIGHSQGGIDSRYVASVRPGLVASVTSVGSPHRGSGTADLIKDSPLEGPAMAIGNAVASLLSIVTGNNAQQANAMGSLEALNSKDAAIFNAKYPEGLRQGECKATPSYNAGSWWWPNWVYDYSVNDGDHNVNGVSYYSWGGTYNPLFNSNVLDLADGLLAVTYLTIDEANDGVVGRCSTHLGKVIRDDYTMNHADEINGMFGLRGLGSTSPLPLYVAHAKRLTSAGL; from the coding sequence ATGTTAAAAAAAACTCGGACTTTACTCCCTATCTTAGTTGGAGCCTTGTGTTTCATCGTCGCACCTGTTCAAGCTGACACCTCGGGTAAAACCAAATATCCGGTGGTATTAGTGCATGGACTGGCGGGATTTGATAGTGTGTTAGCAGATTATTTTTATGGTGTGAAGGGAGCGTTAGCAGATGTTGGCGCGACTGAAGTATATACACCACAAGTCAGTGGTTATGATACCAGCGAAGTACGTGGCGAACAGTTACTTAGTTATTTAGAAGAACTGAGTGCTATTACTGGCGCGAATAAATTTAACTTAATTGGTCACTCTCAAGGTGGGATTGATTCACGTTATGTTGCCTCTGTTCGACCTGGACTTGTGGCTTCGGTTACCTCTGTTGGCTCTCCACATCGTGGTTCTGGTACTGCCGATTTAATTAAGGATTCACCATTAGAAGGTCCAGCGATGGCCATTGGCAATGCAGTCGCAAGCTTGCTATCTATTGTAACTGGTAATAATGCTCAGCAAGCCAATGCGATGGGTTCACTCGAAGCCTTGAATTCTAAAGATGCGGCTATTTTCAATGCCAAATATCCTGAAGGTTTAAGACAAGGTGAGTGTAAAGCAACGCCAAGTTATAACGCAGGTTCGTGGTGGTGGCCAAATTGGGTGTATGACTATTCAGTTAATGATGGTGACCATAATGTGAATGGTGTGTCGTATTATTCATGGGGTGGCACATACAACCCGTTATTCAATTCAAACGTACTCGACCTTGCTGATGGTTTACTTGCTGTTACCTATTTAACGATTGATGAAGCAAATGATGGTGTTGTGGGTCGTTGTTCAACACATTTAGGTAAAGTAATCCGTGATGATTATACCATGAATCATGCAGATGAAATTAATGGTATGTTTGGTCTACGTGGTTTAGGTAGCACAAGTCCATTACCGTTATATGTTGCACATGCTAAGCGTTTAACGAGCGCAGGCCTGTAA
- a CDS encoding YfcL protein, whose amino-acid sequence MEKLDGFVEQGTSDQLFAAKYLHGHVTFATAKCENIGKIYPHDIKFQVVHSLRDALVANELTPHKQELVLSMWDAINKH is encoded by the coding sequence ATGGAAAAGCTTGATGGATTTGTAGAACAAGGAACGTCGGATCAACTATTTGCGGCTAAATATTTACACGGCCACGTCACTTTCGCAACAGCGAAGTGCGAAAATATAGGTAAAATATATCCCCACGACATTAAATTTCAGGTCGTGCACAGTTTGCGAGATGCGCTTGTTGCTAATGAGTTAACCCCTCACAAACAAGAGCTAGTACTTAGCATGTGGGATGCGATCAATAAACATTGA
- a CDS encoding putative ATP-NAD kinase, giving the protein MNVKPFKLGIIVNPVAGIGGSVALKGSDNVAQQALSLGAIPQANNRMLQALGQFADLAQRFTVVTAGGEMGERCSLELGFDVEVVYRPENDVTTEQDTYAAVDALLTQDIDLLLFAGGDGTARNICATINDAVPVLGVPAGCKIHSGVYGVTPKAAGCVVRRLILGELVTLADADVMDIDEVAFRQGTVKAKRYGEMMVPSDLRYVQSVKMGGIESDELVLTDIAADVMADMEDEYYIMGSGSTVAFTMAELGLDNTLLGVDVVHQHELIALDQTAAQLIALTKDQPCKLVITLIGGQGHIFGRGNQQLSPQLIKQIGKENIIVLATKTKLSALAGRPLIVDTGDVELDQALSGFIRVTTGYRDYIMYRVANPEYEE; this is encoded by the coding sequence ATGAACGTTAAGCCATTTAAACTAGGTATTATTGTTAATCCAGTTGCTGGAATTGGTGGCAGCGTGGCATTAAAAGGCAGTGATAATGTTGCCCAGCAAGCGCTTAGTTTAGGTGCGATCCCGCAAGCGAACAATCGTATGTTACAAGCATTGGGTCAGTTTGCTGATCTTGCTCAGCGTTTTACGGTTGTTACTGCAGGCGGTGAAATGGGCGAGCGCTGTAGTTTAGAATTAGGCTTTGATGTTGAAGTCGTTTATCGACCTGAAAATGATGTTACAACTGAGCAAGACACCTATGCTGCAGTTGATGCATTATTAACGCAAGATATTGATTTATTATTGTTTGCTGGTGGTGATGGTACTGCGCGTAATATTTGCGCCACCATTAACGATGCCGTCCCTGTACTAGGCGTGCCAGCAGGCTGTAAGATCCACTCAGGTGTTTATGGTGTTACACCTAAAGCTGCTGGTTGCGTTGTTCGTCGACTGATCTTAGGCGAATTGGTTACCTTGGCTGACGCTGATGTTATGGATATTGACGAAGTCGCATTTCGTCAAGGAACAGTAAAAGCGAAGCGTTATGGTGAGATGATGGTGCCGTCTGATTTACGTTATGTGCAAAGCGTTAAAATGGGTGGTATTGAATCAGATGAGTTAGTGCTAACAGACATAGCTGCCGATGTGATGGCAGATATGGAAGATGAATATTATATTATGGGGTCCGGCTCAACCGTGGCATTCACAATGGCCGAACTGGGATTGGATAATACCTTATTAGGTGTTGATGTTGTGCATCAGCATGAATTGATCGCTTTGGACCAAACGGCTGCGCAGTTAATAGCGTTGACGAAAGACCAGCCCTGTAAATTAGTGATCACCTTAATTGGTGGTCAGGGCCATATTTTTGGTCGTGGTAATCAGCAACTGTCGCCGCAGTTGATTAAACAAATCGGCAAAGAAAATATTATTGTGCTGGCAACTAAAACGAAGCTGTCGGCATTAGCAGGACGTCCTTTAATTGTAGACACGGGGGATGTTGAATTAGACCAAGCATTATCAGGTTTTATTCGTGTAACTACAGGTTATCGTGATTACATCATGTATCGTGTCGCCAACCCAGAGTATGAGGAATAA